A portion of the Platichthys flesus chromosome 7, fPlaFle2.1, whole genome shotgun sequence genome contains these proteins:
- the LOC133957118 gene encoding zinc finger MYM-type protein 1 → MGSGSACTNVIPSYHTYTTVNVTWCFAAAAVTFTIVMANITAQSNSIISFRELPFSRRSNQEKLAVKQLGPPRPNLNIKQISKKGGKSYTRGFSRCWYERKNWLAGCELANGLFCYPCVLIHPDGCTTETPWTTTGFKDMHHLSEKIKKHEASRIHIDSCLKLSAFGSVNIATQLDDGYRLALRRHNDEVGKNRHILGRLIDGVKFCGVFELALRGRDESEGSSNPGIFRGLVQFIASLDEVFEEHLKTATVFKGTSKTVQNELLDCMAAVIRARITEEVKSASFVAIQADETTDVSTQTQMVMVLRYIDGSHAVQERFFEFVPLSSSTADSIATAIMERLNSLFTEEERGKLIAQAYDGANVMRGEKAGVQQKVREHYKNAHYLHCYAHQLNLIMQQATSQVPAVRVFFSDLNGISSFFSRSPKRTTILDQVVARRLPRASATRWNFNSRVVNTVYENLDDLIECFEAISTDGSFDCTTVREASGYLRMLQDDDFKFFLHLFHQIMPHVDIMYQQLQKKDIDAVFIKRALQSFTSSVQAIRDQSSSPEQQQVAAGTTGKRRALGEQDKQRLSKEVCDTILGHANERFSFTSHLVSATLLQGDLFEQYSHVFPDEALNTTAKAYPMLNKAKLKTELSLIYENRVLRTHLAAGRMPGRTVLRVPSVWRNKWGCSPRKHGKKMEEDGTGR, encoded by the exons ATGGGTTCCGGGAGTGCTTGCACTAACGTGATTCCGTCATATCATACGTACACTACAGTGAACGTCACGTGGTGCTTTGCTGCCGCCGCAGTCACGTTCACGATCGTCATGGCGAATATTACAGCTCAGAGCAActccatcatttcatttagagaATTACCATTTAGTCGTCgaagcaatcaggaaaaattggCTGTTAAACAATTAGGACCACCCCgaccaaatttaaatataaaacaaatatcaaagaaaGGAGGCAAGTCGTACACCAGGGGATTTTCGCGGTGCTGGTACGAGAGGAAAAACTGGCTAGCAGGATGCGAGCTAGCCAACGGACTCTTCTGCTACCCCTGCGTCCTCATCCACCCTGATGGCTGCACCACGGAAACACCTTGGACTACAACAGGTTTCAAAGATATGCATCATCTGtccgaaaaaataaaaaagcatgaagCATCGAGGATCCACATTGACAGCTGCTTAAAACTGTCAGCGTTTGGGAGCGTCAACATTGCTACGCAGTTGGACGATGGCTACAGGCTAGCACTGCGTCGGCACAATGATGAGGTGGGAAAAAATCGCCACATTCTGGGCCGCCTGATCGACGGTGTTAAGTTCTGCGGTGTATTCGAGTTGGCCTTGCGAGGCCGAGACGAGAGCGAGGGATCCAGCAACCCCGGAATTTTTCGAGGATTGGTACAGTTTATTGCATCCCTAGATGAAGTTTTTGAGGAGCATTTAAAAACGGCCACCGTCTTTAAAGGCACATCCAAGACCGTCCAAAATGAGCTGCTCGACTGCATGGCAGCTGTCATTAGGGCACGCATTACGGAGGAGGTGAAGTCGGCCAGCTTCGTTGCGATACAAGCTGACGAAACAACGGACGTctcgactcagactcagatGGTCATGGTATTGCGATACATTGATGGGAGCCATGCTGTTCAAGAGCGTTTTTTTGAGTTTGTCCCCCTCTCGTCTTCAACGGCTGACTCGATTGCCACTGCTATTATGGAGAGACTGAACAGTCTATTCACCGAGGAAGAGAGGGGTAAACTCATCGCGCAAGCATATGACGGGGCCaatgtgatgagaggagagaaggctgGTGTGCAGCAAAAAGTGCGAGAGCATtacaaaaatgcacattatttacattgcTATGCACACCAGCTGAATTTGATCATGCAGCAAGCCACTTCTCAGGTCCCAGCAGTGAGGGTTTTTTTCTCGGATCTGAATGGCATTTCTAGTTTTTTTAGTCGGTCACCCAAACGCACCACCATCCTCGACCAGGTTGTTGCACGAAGGCTGCCAAGAGCATCGGCCACAAGATGGAACTTCAACAGCAGGGTCGTGAACACAGTCTATGAGAACCTAGATGACCTCATAGAGTGTTTTGAAGCCATCAGCACAGACGGCTCATTTGACTGCACCACAGTGAGGGAGGCATCTGGCTACCTGAGGATGCTGCAGGACGATGACTTCAAGTTTTTCCTGCATCTATTTCATCAAATCATGCCTCACGTTGACATTATgtaccaacagctgcagaagaaggacATTGATGCAGTCTTCATCAAACGtgctctgcagagcttcacaAGCAGTGTTCAAGCCATACG GGACCAGAGCtcatctccagagcagcagcaagtaGCAGCAGGAACTACAGGAAAAAGGAGGGCCTTGGGAGAGCAAGACAAGCAGAGGCTGTCTAAGGAG gtcTGTGACACCATCTTGGGCCATGCAAACGAGAGGTTCTCTTTCACAAGCCACCTTGTGAGTGCAACGCTGCTACAAGGAGACCTGTTTGAGCAGTACTCCCATGTGTTCCCTGATGAGGCTCTGAACACCACTGCCAAGGCATACCCCATGCTGAATAAGGCGAAGCTCAAGACTGAACTGTCCCTTATCTACGAGA ATCGTGTTCTCAGGACTCACCTGGCTGCAGGACGCATGCCAGGACGCACAGTGCTGCGTGTGCCCAGTGTGTGGAGGAACAAGTGGGGTTGTTCCCCTCGGAAGCATGGCAAGAAAATGGAGGAAGACGGAACTGGCCGGTGA